One window of Bifidobacterium pseudocatenulatum DSM 20438 = JCM 1200 = LMG 10505 genomic DNA carries:
- a CDS encoding WXG100 family type VII secretion target: MVSSFSVRPEQVDVLASDIAADAKSIAQELENLNSQVSALIGQWDGSAREAYHQAQRNWDGKLQEMNQILGQISQATSQIAQQYVESDARSAGRF; encoded by the coding sequence ATGGTAAGTTCTTTTTCGGTTCGTCCGGAGCAGGTGGATGTTTTGGCGAGCGATATCGCTGCCGATGCCAAGAGCATTGCTCAGGAGCTTGAAAACCTCAATAGCCAGGTGAGCGCTTTGATTGGTCAGTGGGACGGTTCCGCTCGTGAGGCATATCATCAGGCGCAACGCAATTGGGATGGCAAGTTGCAGGAAATGAATCAGATTCTTGGCCAGATTTCCCAAGCCACCTCACAGATCGCACAGCAGTACGTGGAGTCTGACGCGCGTTCGGCGGGTCGTTTCTGA
- a CDS encoding WXG100 family type VII secretion target has product MAEQIRAEEGAIEKGATAVDNARSGIENRIKDIEAKMAELGSFWSGDAAVSFNALMSSWQEKATSLNNILIDLSDNLRGTAKDQAANEEDNQSRTSKLQALLG; this is encoded by the coding sequence ATGGCGGAACAGATCAGAGCCGAAGAAGGGGCAATTGAGAAGGGTGCCACTGCGGTCGACAATGCGCGCTCGGGTATCGAGAACCGAATCAAAGATATCGAAGCGAAGATGGCGGAGCTGGGCTCTTTCTGGAGTGGTGACGCGGCCGTGTCGTTCAACGCGCTGATGTCCAGTTGGCAGGAGAAGGCCACGTCCTTGAACAATATTCTCATTGATCTTTCGGATAACCTACGGGGTACAGCCAAGGATCAGGCTGCGAATGAGGAAGACAACCAGTCCCGTACGTCCAAGTTGCAGGCGTTGCTTGGCTGA
- a CDS encoding ubiquitin family protein translates to MNDGPIIADLLPDIARRLGILDPSIVYGGYRLLTSDGDPLSPAKTLREQHVPNHSTLTLEPGASSDTDIIYDDVVEAVGASVQHVYRPWTSDHTTFTSLVIGLGMLVISAGWIALSPASIWASVLAFGFSAILLALTAALCGKNLLVQSTAIGLIASIFTAIGGYQLVNLLAGKQPLHALPLLGASLGLAAAGILMSLAASKTRPYSYIPILIGAICAIPSVLSTLMPQQMGHIWILTSAVTALTASALPWMCLSFARISVDSPHSESEIFALPNDIDYQDIKRRYIAGSTMLFIGRICVAALLLIAAPLLNTLDTPLGSALCLAAFLGMLLDSRQIYTFREMCVTVGAAGIGIIVTGSLSVQTHQEFSIPLILLMLACAFATILFTYVLRKHTLFATRVADAAETICIMLILPLAYLAITL, encoded by the coding sequence GTGAACGACGGCCCCATCATCGCCGATCTTCTACCAGACATAGCCCGACGACTCGGCATACTCGATCCGTCGATCGTGTACGGAGGGTACAGGCTGCTCACCAGCGACGGCGATCCACTCTCCCCCGCAAAGACTCTTCGCGAACAACACGTTCCAAACCACTCCACGCTCACGCTTGAGCCCGGAGCATCATCAGACACCGACATCATTTACGATGACGTCGTAGAGGCAGTAGGCGCCAGCGTACAGCACGTATACCGCCCTTGGACCAGCGACCACACCACATTCACGTCACTTGTCATCGGCCTCGGCATGCTTGTTATCAGCGCCGGATGGATCGCGCTTTCCCCCGCATCCATATGGGCATCGGTTCTCGCATTTGGATTCAGCGCAATACTTCTAGCGCTCACAGCCGCATTATGCGGCAAAAACCTGCTCGTGCAATCAACCGCAATCGGACTCATCGCCAGCATTTTTACTGCGATTGGCGGATATCAACTTGTCAACCTGCTCGCAGGCAAACAGCCACTGCATGCCCTGCCACTTCTTGGAGCGAGCCTGGGACTCGCCGCCGCAGGCATACTCATGAGTCTCGCCGCATCCAAAACACGCCCATACAGTTATATTCCCATTTTGATAGGTGCCATCTGCGCCATACCAAGCGTCCTCAGCACACTCATGCCGCAGCAGATGGGGCATATCTGGATCCTCACATCAGCCGTAACCGCACTCACCGCGAGCGCCCTGCCTTGGATGTGTCTGTCTTTTGCGAGAATCAGCGTAGACAGTCCGCATAGCGAATCGGAAATCTTCGCGCTTCCTAACGACATTGACTACCAAGACATCAAACGTAGATATATAGCAGGCTCGACCATGCTCTTCATCGGACGAATCTGCGTCGCCGCGCTGCTGCTCATAGCGGCACCGCTCCTCAACACGTTGGACACGCCACTCGGGTCAGCATTATGCCTCGCCGCATTCCTCGGCATGCTGCTCGATTCCAGGCAGATCTATACGTTCCGCGAAATGTGCGTAACTGTAGGCGCCGCAGGCATAGGAATCATCGTGACCGGATCGCTCAGCGTGCAAACGCATCAGGAATTCAGCATTCCGCTGATTCTACTCATGCTCGCATGCGCCTTCGCGACCATACTGTTCACCTATGTCTTACGCAAGCATACGCTATTCGCCACACGCGTGGCGGACGCCGCAGAAACCATATGCATCATGCTTATTTTGCCGCTCGCATACCTGGCAATCACGCTGTAA